TCCTTCAAGATTGGGCGGACGGCATTCCAGGCGCACTACATGGGGTTGTTGAAGTTGCAGCTCCGCCGAGTCTTCGCAGGTGATGGTGCGCTCGTTAGGATCAATGAAGCGGGTCATGCAGTTCAGAAGGGTCGTCTTGCCGGAGCCTGTGCCGCCTGAAATCAGGATGTTGATGCGCGAAGCTCCGATGACTTCGAGAACTTTCGCCATTTCCGGAGTGGCGCTGCCGAAGCTTACCAGATTATCAAGGGTCAGCTTGTCTTTCTTGAACTTGCGGATGGTAAGCGCCGCGCCGTCGATGGCCAGCGGCGGCGCGATGACGTTAACGCGGGAGCCGTCCAACAAGCGGGCGTCGCAGATGGGACTGGATTCATCGACGCGCCGTCCGACGGCGGTGACAATGCGCTGGCAGATATTCATCAACTGGGCGTTATCGCGGAACTTGATATCGGTAAGTTGTATCTTGCCCTTGGTTTCGATGTAGACCTTGTACGCGCCGTTCACCATGATGTCGGCGATATCGTCACGCATGATAAGCGGCTCCAGAGGGCCGAGGCCCAGGACATCGTTGCAGATATCGACGATCACCTGCTGCTGTTCCTGCATTGTAAGAATCAGGCCGCGCATGGAAATGATCTCGGCCACCATGTCGGTGATTTCCTCGCGCACCTCGTCCGGCTTCAGTTTGCTGATCTCGGCGAGATCGACGGCTTCGAGCAGGTCGTTGAAAACGGCGACCTTGATCTCGGCCAGTTTCTCCGACATCGCCGCCTGTTGGCCGGA
This sequence is a window from Rhodospirillales bacterium RIFCSPLOWO2_02_FULL_58_16. Protein-coding genes within it:
- a CDS encoding protein kinase, with product MAFGKRGSQQEATVRTPDPSSRKDSASAPPPSVSTPSPEAKAATAPTPESDAEKPSRFKPGKEAPKSAAPPAVPPPIASGQQAAMSEKLAEIKVAVFNDLLEAVDLAEISKLKPDEVREEITDMVAEIISMRGLILTMQEQQQVIVDICNDVLGLGPLEPLIMRDDIADIMVNGAYKVYIETKGKIQLTDIKFRDNAQLMNICQRIVTAVGRRVDESSPICDARLLDGSRVNVIAPPLAIDGAALTIRKFKKDKLTLDNLVSFGSATPEMAKVLEVIGASRINILISGGTGSGKTTLLNCMTRFIDPNERTITCEDSAELQLQQPHVVRLECRPPNLEGAGEITMRDLVKNCLRMRPERIIVGEVRGPEAFDLLQAMNTGHDGSMGTIHANNPREAITRVENMIAMGGYNLPAKAVREQIAAAVHVIIQASRMRDGSRKITHITEIIGMEGDVITLQDLFLYQFEGEDEKGKLIGTHRPTGMRPNFWDKARYFGLESKLAKALNMGQF